One genomic segment of Desulfuromonas acetoxidans DSM 684 includes these proteins:
- a CDS encoding serine hydrolase domain-containing protein has product MRTFFRTLFISYCLLLIAACSSDSNNRPTLSSELNDLVATVCQETGVPGASVYIISPDYGNFAITWGYADLSTKTLVTAAHRFRIGSLSKSFTGTGVLQLTQDGLINLEAPISDYLGEQYDAEVLAQISVNQLLTMSSGLGEYLSPQFLTDSVLPQPLTDYPPHTLVENALLNSPELLYPPGTEFSYNNTNYILLGQLIETVSGQSYHDYLQQALLTPLALQNTFVLEDDDQPQQLVRGYYDFDEDGHYEDWTNMNMSYVWSAGCLAATAEDVAIWMEALASGNLLTSQFQPQNFPGYPIAQGVTYAAGILVDDSFGIGHNGTVIGFHADAWHDPHTQTTVAVLCNTNAPILDDERDPTREIAQEVLLRFKKMVADE; this is encoded by the coding sequence ATGAGAACTTTTTTCAGGACTTTGTTTATTTCATACTGCCTGCTGCTAATTGCGGCCTGCTCTTCAGACAGCAACAACCGGCCGACACTCAGCAGCGAGTTGAACGACCTGGTCGCCACGGTGTGCCAAGAAACTGGCGTACCAGGAGCCTCTGTCTATATCATTTCGCCCGACTACGGCAATTTTGCCATAACCTGGGGATATGCCGACCTTAGCACCAAGACGCTGGTAACGGCCGCTCACCGCTTTCGCATCGGCAGTCTGTCCAAAAGCTTCACCGGTACCGGAGTCCTCCAACTGACCCAAGATGGCCTGATCAACCTCGAGGCCCCGATCAGCGACTACCTGGGCGAACAGTACGATGCCGAAGTGCTGGCACAGATCAGTGTTAACCAGCTATTAACCATGAGTAGCGGGTTGGGTGAATACCTTAGCCCTCAATTTCTGACCGATTCAGTCCTGCCACAGCCTTTAACCGACTACCCACCGCACACACTAGTCGAAAACGCCCTGCTCAATTCACCGGAACTGCTCTACCCGCCCGGAACCGAGTTCAGCTACAACAACACCAATTACATTCTACTTGGGCAACTGATTGAAACCGTTTCCGGCCAAAGTTATCACGACTATCTGCAGCAGGCCCTGCTGACTCCGCTGGCCCTTCAAAACACCTTCGTCCTGGAAGATGACGACCAACCCCAACAGCTTGTACGTGGCTACTACGATTTTGATGAAGACGGACACTATGAAGACTGGACAAACATGAATATGTCCTATGTCTGGTCGGCGGGCTGTCTCGCTGCCACCGCTGAGGATGTTGCGATATGGATGGAGGCTCTGGCCAGTGGTAATCTGCTAACATCCCAATTTCAACCGCAAAACTTTCCCGGTTATCCAATTGCCCAAGGCGTGACCTATGCCGCAGGGATTCTGGTAGATGACAGCTTCGGCATTGGCCATAACGGTACGGTGATCGGCTTTCATGCCGACGCCTGGCATGACCCTCACACCCAAACCACCGTGGCCGTATTGTGTAACACCAATGCACCAATTCTCGACGACGAACGAGATCCAACACGTGAGATTGCACAAGAGGTTCTGCTGCGATTTAAAAAAATGGTCGCTGACGAGTAA
- a CDS encoding PaaI family thioesterase: MQNDNFQDHYPDELSYCYGCGRHNEHGLQLKSSWDGDETVALFQPKPYHIAVPGYVYGGLLASLIDCHGTGTASAAAYRNEGRAMDTAPPLRFVTASLQVDYLRPTPLGGPLEIRGKISELKGRKVVVNVTVSADGEVCVQGKVIAVQMPEHMAAKMDAIEPESK; encoded by the coding sequence ATGCAAAACGACAACTTTCAGGATCACTATCCCGATGAACTCAGCTACTGCTATGGCTGTGGACGTCACAATGAACACGGTCTGCAACTCAAAAGTTCGTGGGATGGAGACGAAACCGTTGCCCTATTTCAACCCAAGCCTTACCACATCGCGGTTCCCGGTTACGTGTATGGCGGCCTGCTTGCATCGCTCATCGACTGCCACGGCACGGGAACGGCTTCAGCAGCCGCCTACCGCAATGAGGGCCGCGCTATGGACACCGCCCCACCGCTGCGCTTTGTCACCGCTTCGTTACAGGTCGATTACTTGCGTCCCACACCGCTGGGTGGCCCCCTTGAGATCAGGGGAAAAATCAGCGAACTTAAAGGCCGCAAAGTGGTGGTCAATGTGACGGTCAGTGCTGATGGAGAGGTTTGTGTGCAAGGCAAAGTGATCGCGGTTCAGATGCCGGAACATATGGCCGCAAAAATGGACGCCATAGAACCAGAATCAAAATAA
- a CDS encoding cytochrome c3 family protein — translation MFLTSRRVIIVVFVSVVVLLVLAPDVQAAVTGACSNCHTMHNSQDGSVLDATVNDTLLVSSCIGCHSSSGSETIVNFGPTRIPIVFNTTGYPTKPLAGGNFYDVAAAGGNIDSHGHNVYGISNQDSDLDHAPLDLWGGGCTNSCHASLAMPKSSMTDTQIDGCKICHQKYKHHGTDIAEGSMETEESGWYRFLGGHDARYGGGIVMLTSYVAGIEDADWEQDPTLGHNRYQGAVTNHNDNVLLQTTHSISAFCTGCHAQAHMNTEDAASGVWLRHPTMIRLPTTGEFADYNPETDYDASVPVGWLDPTTPTRSDAVVTCLSCHLVHGSQYPDMLRWDYSAMTAGGGDNETGCFKCHSSKDS, via the coding sequence ATGTTTTTAACATCGAGACGTGTGATTATTGTCGTGTTTGTCAGTGTCGTGGTGCTTTTGGTGCTGGCCCCAGATGTTCAGGCGGCGGTGACCGGCGCATGTTCTAACTGTCATACCATGCACAACAGTCAGGATGGTTCAGTTCTTGATGCAACCGTTAACGATACGTTGCTGGTGTCGAGCTGTATTGGCTGTCACTCTTCTTCGGGGAGTGAGACGATTGTCAACTTTGGGCCAACGCGTATTCCGATTGTTTTCAATACCACGGGTTATCCGACTAAGCCTCTGGCCGGGGGGAATTTTTATGATGTGGCAGCAGCTGGTGGCAACATCGACAGCCATGGCCATAATGTCTATGGCATCAGTAACCAGGATAGCGACTTGGATCATGCGCCGCTTGATCTTTGGGGTGGCGGGTGCACCAATTCGTGTCATGCGTCTCTGGCCATGCCCAAAAGCAGTATGACGGATACCCAGATTGATGGCTGTAAGATCTGTCATCAAAAATATAAACACCACGGCACTGATATTGCCGAGGGCAGCATGGAAACCGAGGAGAGTGGTTGGTATCGTTTTCTTGGTGGTCATGATGCGCGCTATGGCGGGGGGATTGTGATGCTCACCTCGTATGTTGCTGGAATTGAAGATGCTGATTGGGAGCAGGACCCTACTTTGGGGCACAACAGATATCAGGGGGCGGTGACAAACCACAACGACAATGTTCTGTTGCAAACCACCCATAGTATCAGCGCTTTTTGCACCGGGTGCCATGCCCAGGCTCATATGAATACGGAAGATGCCGCATCAGGGGTGTGGTTACGGCATCCGACCATGATCCGTTTGCCGACGACTGGTGAATTCGCCGACTACAATCCTGAGACCGACTACGATGCGAGTGTGCCGGTCGGCTGGCTTGATCCCACCACGCCAACCCGTAGTGATGCTGTGGTAACCTGTTTGTCTTGCCATCTTGTTCATGGTAGCCAGTATCCCGATATGTTGCGCTGGGATTACAGCGCCATGACTGCCGGTGGCGGTGATAATGAGACAGGCTGCTTTAAGTGTCATTCCAGTAAGGATAGTTAA
- a CDS encoding chemotaxis protein CheD: MRTENFERHQRVIIGPGEQYVSNVPVTITTLLGSCVAVCLYDPVNHVMGMNHFLLSSNQAVNHGPIFLTEAGRYGIHAMELLINEMLKLGARRTCLKAKAFGGGNVLKDLRSIQNNMSVGDANVEFVREFLECEQIPLVAESLGGEDGRVIHFSFGSFKVYARKIKNVNQERLIAQRDRDCWLHAIREQEDYLSKPDRIELWNTQRHLSR; encoded by the coding sequence ATGCGAACTGAAAATTTTGAAAGGCATCAACGTGTCATTATCGGGCCGGGCGAGCAGTATGTCTCGAATGTTCCTGTGACGATTACGACACTTCTTGGCTCCTGTGTTGCGGTGTGCCTTTATGATCCTGTCAATCACGTGATGGGGATGAATCATTTTTTGTTGAGTTCCAATCAGGCTGTTAATCATGGGCCGATCTTCCTGACGGAAGCAGGGCGCTATGGAATCCATGCTATGGAACTGTTGATCAATGAGATGTTGAAGCTTGGTGCGCGTCGCACCTGCCTTAAAGCGAAAGCATTTGGCGGCGGAAATGTGTTAAAGGATCTTCGTTCCATTCAAAACAACATGTCTGTTGGGGATGCCAATGTGGAGTTTGTCCGTGAATTTCTCGAATGCGAACAGATTCCACTTGTGGCGGAAAGTCTTGGTGGTGAAGATGGACGGGTGATTCACTTTTCTTTTGGCAGTTTTAAGGTCTATGCGCGTAAGATCAAAAACGTGAATCAGGAAAGACTGATTGCCCAACGAGATCGTGACTGTTGGCTTCACGCCATCCGCGAACAGGAAGACTATTTATCCAAGCCTGATCGTATTGAATTGTGGAATACGCAACGGCACCTTTCCAGATAG
- a CDS encoding diguanylate cyclase domain-containing protein — translation MRKSIYIAILFVLLQTSLTFAQNSIDSASGRPINSEETLNVTASLLELTNEEIAYLAQKKTIKVCVDPGWMPFEAVSNNKHVGMSADYLDLVAQKLGVNFQLVPTESWPESLENVKSRKCDILPLAMATPGRKTYLNFTTPYIVIPLVIATTKEKPFIADLPDVLHHRMGLVKGYAFTEFLRMEYPEMDITEFDTIYDGLTALEKNEIYGFIDNLTTISYEITHYFSSSIKISGRINRNWELGIAVRNDDPVLLHILDKAVKSIGSNPVQEIHSKWIAVTYEHQFDYSIFWKVVAAVGVVGFLFLSRYRKVNRFNKTLQDLNMRLKESEESFRSLVDNAHEGIVVVQNKRLVFVNPRACEMTGYDHDALLNMETFLPLIAPEARETMMANHLKRLAGKEAPVRYESQFLKRDGTVYPIELTGVLIRWKNNPATLNILSDISERKASEDAVRFMALHDNLTRLPNRYLLMERLEQSLAQARRSRQPMAVLFMDLDGFKQVNDTYGHDVGDKLLKGVAQRVQKLMRDSDTLARMGGDEFVILLPQVDHLSGVETLISRIDKALQLPFQFDSLEVKSRASVGFSLFPENGETAEELLRVADQNMYVVKQKGRSKSA, via the coding sequence ATGCGGAAGTCAATTTACATTGCGATTTTGTTTGTTCTCCTCCAAACCTCTTTGACTTTTGCTCAAAATAGCATCGACAGTGCCTCAGGACGTCCTATCAACAGTGAAGAAACACTGAATGTAACAGCATCTCTTCTGGAGTTAACAAACGAGGAAATAGCGTATCTTGCACAAAAAAAGACGATTAAAGTTTGTGTTGATCCTGGCTGGATGCCCTTTGAGGCGGTCTCTAATAATAAACATGTCGGAATGAGCGCAGACTATCTTGATTTGGTCGCACAAAAATTAGGAGTAAACTTTCAACTCGTTCCAACGGAGTCATGGCCGGAATCACTTGAGAACGTGAAATCTCGGAAATGCGATATTCTGCCACTGGCCATGGCAACGCCTGGAAGAAAAACATACCTGAACTTTACAACGCCCTATATCGTTATTCCTCTTGTCATTGCCACAACCAAGGAAAAGCCCTTCATCGCAGATCTGCCAGATGTGCTTCATCATCGCATGGGGCTTGTGAAAGGCTATGCTTTTACAGAATTTCTGAGGATGGAATATCCTGAAATGGATATTACAGAATTTGATACGATTTACGATGGCCTTACTGCACTTGAGAAAAATGAAATCTACGGATTTATCGACAACCTGACAACCATTTCATATGAAATTACCCATTACTTTTCATCGTCGATCAAAATTTCCGGACGGATCAATCGAAACTGGGAGCTTGGCATTGCCGTCAGAAATGACGATCCTGTGCTGTTGCACATCCTTGATAAGGCGGTTAAAAGCATAGGCAGTAATCCGGTCCAGGAAATTCACAGCAAATGGATTGCTGTCACCTATGAACATCAGTTTGACTATTCAATATTTTGGAAAGTGGTGGCAGCTGTCGGTGTTGTCGGTTTTTTGTTTCTCTCTCGCTATCGCAAGGTCAACAGGTTTAACAAAACACTCCAAGACCTCAATATGCGGTTAAAGGAGAGTGAAGAGTCTTTTCGCAGCCTGGTCGATAATGCCCATGAAGGGATTGTTGTCGTACAAAATAAGCGGTTGGTGTTCGTAAATCCGCGTGCGTGTGAAATGACTGGTTACGATCATGATGCACTGCTGAATATGGAAACCTTTTTACCTCTGATCGCCCCTGAAGCACGTGAGACAATGATGGCCAATCATCTGAAACGGCTCGCCGGTAAAGAAGCTCCTGTTCGTTATGAAAGCCAGTTTCTTAAGCGTGACGGGACTGTCTACCCGATAGAGCTGACGGGAGTGTTGATCCGTTGGAAGAACAACCCGGCCACCCTGAACATCCTTTCCGATATCAGTGAACGCAAGGCTTCAGAAGATGCCGTGCGGTTTATGGCTCTTCACGATAATTTGACGCGTCTGCCCAACCGTTACTTGTTGATGGAACGTCTGGAACAGTCTCTTGCTCAAGCACGGCGCTCCCGGCAGCCGATGGCCGTACTTTTTATGGATCTGGACGGTTTTAAACAGGTCAATGATACCTATGGGCATGATGTTGGCGATAAACTTCTCAAGGGTGTTGCGCAGCGGGTGCAGAAGCTGATGCGGGATTCAGATACTCTGGCACGGATGGGCGGTGATGAGTTTGTCATCCTTTTGCCTCAAGTCGATCACTTGTCGGGTGTTGAGACCTTGATTAGCCGTATCGATAAGGCACTGCAATTGCCATTTCAGTTCGATTCTTTAGAAGTGAAGAGCCGGGCAAGTGTCGGGTTTTCCCTTTTCCCGGAGAATGGGGAGACGGCAGAGGAGCTTTTGCGTGTTGCTGATCAGAACATGTATGTCGTTAAACAAAAAGGGCGGAGTAAGTCTGCATAA
- a CDS encoding methyltransferase domain-containing protein — MTDKTSKEMSRDQYSQVGDAYVRSQTHAKGVDLDYLLNMVQPQKDWKVLDVATGGGHTALILAPYVQQVIAVDLTPNMVETAKKFVCDEKGQTNVTFQLADAENLPFEDGSFDLVTCRIAAHHFPACQKFIAESVRVLKQGGLLAVQDHVLPAEENHALYVDQFERLRDPSHFRAYSEQQWRQMFELGGLQVQQTRQLTKRHNFIDWAKRMNCTEETLDELVAMMKNAPNAVKAWQKPFPDADHFGGIETSFVNHHIIVVGRKG; from the coding sequence ATGACGGATAAAACATCCAAAGAAATGAGTCGAGATCAGTACAGCCAGGTCGGCGATGCTTACGTGCGCAGTCAAACTCACGCCAAAGGCGTTGACCTCGACTATCTTCTCAATATGGTCCAGCCGCAAAAAGACTGGAAGGTTCTGGATGTGGCCACCGGCGGCGGCCATACCGCCTTAATACTGGCTCCGTATGTTCAACAGGTGATTGCCGTCGATCTGACACCCAACATGGTGGAAACGGCGAAGAAATTTGTCTGCGACGAAAAAGGCCAGACCAATGTCACCTTCCAACTGGCGGATGCCGAAAACCTGCCCTTTGAGGATGGCAGCTTCGATCTCGTCACCTGCCGGATCGCGGCACATCATTTTCCCGCTTGTCAGAAGTTTATTGCGGAGAGTGTTCGGGTGTTAAAACAAGGTGGGTTGCTGGCAGTGCAGGATCATGTGTTACCAGCAGAAGAAAATCACGCACTCTATGTGGATCAGTTTGAACGCCTGCGCGATCCATCCCACTTTCGCGCCTATTCCGAGCAGCAGTGGCGACAGATGTTTGAACTTGGCGGCCTACAGGTCCAGCAAACTCGTCAACTGACCAAACGCCACAATTTTATCGACTGGGCCAAACGGATGAACTGCACGGAGGAAACGCTTGATGAGTTGGTTGCCATGATGAAAAACGCTCCCAATGCCGTTAAGGCTTGGCAAAAACCGTTTCCGGATGCTGATCATTTCGGTGGAATAGAAACGAGCTTCGTTAATCATCATATTATTGTCGTTGGGCGCAAAGGCTGA